Below is a window of Sulfurisphaera ohwakuensis DNA.
GTTGTATCTTTTAGTAGAGTAAGGGTAGGAATAAATGCGGGTTGGGCATTCGGTCCTCTTTTAGGTTCAATTATATTTCAATATGAAGGTTTCAGAATGTTACTACTTATATCCTCATTTATTTTACTTACTCCGTTAATTTTTGTAAATTCTTTACCAGATTTTAGAGGAAGAAGAAAGTTATCGTTTACCGTTAACCGGGAATTTATTAAGTTCCTCATCCCCACATTTTTAACCTTTATGTTAATGAGTCAGCTGGGCTTTTCACTTTTAACGTTTTATACTGAAGTAGTTAAGTTTTCCGTAGAAGATGTAGGTTTCCTCTTTATGGTAAATGGTGTATTAATTGTATTTTTGCAAGATGTTATAGGTAAGCATCTTAAAATAAAACACATTATTCTAGGAATGCTCATATATTCAATTTCTTATTTTGCAGTAGGATTTATAACTAATTTTTTGTTTGCAATAATAGATGTGACTTTCATTACTATTGCAGAAATGATAGTTTCACCACTCTCTCAAGCAATTGCTTCTTCATTCACGAAAGATGAGCAAAGAGGAAGAGAAATTGGAATTTATGGAATGGTTACCGCAATAGGAAGACTTGTTGGTTCTTCGTATGCAAGTTATTTAATGTCATTCTTCCTCTATTACCCCTTGTATCTTTGGGCATTAATTTCTATTTTAGGCTTTCTCTCTATTCCATTATATTTATTAAGTATCAAGAGGATTGAAACAAATGGATAGCGGTGCAAGACTCATTTTAAAAAGCCTACAAGATTTAGGTGTAGATAAAATCTTCATGGTATCTGGGACTGATTACGCTGCATTCATTGAAGAAAAGGTAAGGGATCCTTCATTACCAGATTTCATAATAGTACCACATGAAATAACAGCAACTGCAGCAGCAATAGGGTATTCTTTATCTGGGAAGATAGGGGTGGTTGCAGTTCATACAATTCCTGGTACTGCAAATGCTTTAGGTATGATAATTAATGCTTTTACATCTAGAATACCTTTAATAGTCATAGCTGGCAGAAGTCCCTATACTGAGACTGGTAGTCCAGCAAGTAGGAATTTAAGAATACATTGGACGCAAGAAGCTAAAGATCAAGGAGAAATGGTTAGACAGTGGGTTAAATATGATTTTGAAATAAGGAGGGTCGAGCAAATACCAGAGGTTATAGCTAGGGCTTATCAGATAGCTTTTAGTGAACCTAAAGGACCAGTATATATTGTGATTCCTAGGGAGGTGAGCATAGAGAAAAGTGAATACAGAAAAGTTAGAGTTTCAACTTATGAGCCAGGAGTAAGAAGGGAGGATTTAGTAAAGGCTAAGGAAATGATAGAGGAGAGTGAAAGACCAGTTATAGTTACTTGGAGGGGTGGTAGAAGGAAAGAGTGGTTTAATAGCTTAAAGGAATTTGCTGATAGGGTAGGGATTCCAGTTTTAAATTATGTTGGAGAGGTTGTAAATTATTCTGGTGAAATGGGATTAGATAGGATTGATTTATCAACTGTTGATTTAGCTATTGTAATAGAGGCTGAGGTACCATATATTCCAAAGAAAACTAAATTTTATGGCAAAATTATAAAGGTTGATGTTGATCCCTCTTACT
It encodes the following:
- a CDS encoding MFS transporter — encoded protein: MNNVNRLAIIGAFRAFGGSLIWPFTGYALFTVFNIPLSFIAIYYALQALVSVLSYVMGGYIVDFIGRLKTMMMSIISSSIFLFLSYFFFHPLLVVIFLLLQSFSNNVYNVANTTLVGDINKGEFKKLVVSFSRVRVGINAGWAFGPLLGSIIFQYEGFRMLLLISSFILLTPLIFVNSLPDFRGRRKLSFTVNREFIKFLIPTFLTFMLMSQLGFSLLTFYTEVVKFSVEDVGFLFMVNGVLIVFLQDVIGKHLKIKHIILGMLIYSISYFAVGFITNFLFAIIDVTFITIAEMIVSPLSQAIASSFTKDEQRGREIGIYGMVTAIGRLVGSSYASYLMSFFLYYPLYLWALISILGFLSIPLYLLSIKRIETNG
- a CDS encoding thiamine pyrophosphate-requiring protein; the encoded protein is MDSGARLILKSLQDLGVDKIFMVSGTDYAAFIEEKVRDPSLPDFIIVPHEITATAAAIGYSLSGKIGVVAVHTIPGTANALGMIINAFTSRIPLIVIAGRSPYTETGSPASRNLRIHWTQEAKDQGEMVRQWVKYDFEIRRVEQIPEVIARAYQIAFSEPKGPVYIVIPREVSIEKSEYRKVRVSTYEPGVRREDLVKAKEMIEESERPVIVTWRGGRRKEWFNSLKEFADRVGIPVLNYVGEVVNYSGEMGLDRIDLSTVDLAIVIEAEVPYIPKKTKFYGKIIKVDVDPSYSYIPFYGFPCDLCIQSTVSEFFDQLDVKEKKEWKEKVKELRLQQEKKKEEEIEQLKKRKSIHPRYLSYIIGRVIRKDDVILNEYPFNPRYTKLDFGQYFADPSFGHLGWALGASFGVSLTNKKVIATVGDGAFIFGVPEAFYYAISTYGGNVTVIIYDNGGWLASAEAVEEVFPEGLAKAKKYFPGADFKRYNIGETAKVFGGYYRLVEDVDELEESVKEAYEFKGISVLQVIVDRER